In Nymphaea colorata isolate Beijing-Zhang1983 chromosome 13, ASM883128v2, whole genome shotgun sequence, one DNA window encodes the following:
- the LOC116267301 gene encoding disease resistance protein RPS4B-like, whose protein sequence is MLMWEGSRLYPTDAIEELQRKFLISINDEHGTFEMHDQILDMGRNIVKQEPVATRFWKNNETSQMLQRTKGTEKVEAITFHRHDGQHNIPPLNKISFRNMDELRILDTSCVRMEGSYQDLPKSLKFLRWWQCPLKSLPIIDFDVMNIVVVDLTKSIIEEFLGPSVTNTWFFRYLHPQEVNYSRTFSQLKVLILKNCKNLKSSPDFRLIPNATKLVFEGCTNLGRVHESIGDLQRLVRLNLGNCRSLKKTPESICRLSSLEKLVLSGCWSLQELPEEIGRLTSLKVPKIRPRGYAKTSGVCWPVDKPAGVGSHPLRFEDNPRHFKFASPVMFKSERMLPADGCSWP, encoded by the exons ATGCTCATGTGGGAAGGTTCCAGACTTTACCCAACTGATGCAATTGAAGAGTTGCAGCGTAAATTTCTAATCAGCATAAATGATGAGCATGGCACCTTtgaaatgcatgatcaaatacTAGACATGGGAAGAAATATTGTCAAGCAGGAGCCGGTGGCAACCAGGTTTTGGAAAAATAACGAAACATCGCAAATGCTTCAACGAACAAAG GGAACAgagaaggttgaagccataacTTTCCACCGTCACGACGGGCAACATAATATTCCACCTTTGAACAAGATATCTTTTAGAAACATGGATGAGCTGAGAATACTTGATACAAGCTGCGTCAGGATGGAGGGCTCGTATCAGGATCTACCCAAATCGTTGAAGTTCCTGAGGTGGTGGCAGTGTCCATTGAAATCATTGCCGATCATCGACTTCGATGTTATGAACATTGTAGTGGTCGACCTGACAAAGAGCATCATAGAGGAGTTTCTAGGTCCAAGTGTGACTAACACGTGGTTTTTTCGTTACCTCCACCCCCAAGAGGTGAACTACTCGCGGACGTTCAGCCAATTGAAAGTGCTTATTCTCAAGAATTGCAAGAACCTCAAGAGCTCCCCCGATTTTAGGCTGATTCCAAACGCAACCAAATTGGTATTTGAAGGGTGCACCAACTTGGGTCGAGTCCACGAATCGATCGGCGATCTCCAAAGGTTGGTGCGCTTGAACTTGGGAAACTGTCGTTCTCTAAAGAAAACACCTGAAAGCATCTGTCGCCTAAGTTCTTTGGAGAAGCTCGTCCTGAGCGGGTGTTGGTCACTACAGGAACTACCAGAAGAGATTGGCAGGTTGACGTCTTTAAAGGTGCCAAAAATTAGGCCCAGGGGATATGCAAAGACTTCCGGAGTCTGTTGGCCTGTTGACAAACCTGCAGGAGTTGGAAGCCATCCTTTGCGATTTGAAGACAATCCCAGACATTTCAAATTTGCAAGCCCTGTGATGTTTAAGTCTGAGCGGATGCTTCCAGCTGATGGATGTTCCTGGCCTTAG